Below is a window of Spirochaetota bacterium DNA.
AAAGCCCCGGCGTGTCCTTGAGCGCGCCGGTAAAGGCCCCCTTCGCGAAGCCGAATAACTGGCTCTCCAGGAGCGAGTCCGTCAAGGCGCAGCAGTTGACCGGTATGAACGGTCTTTCACGGCGCGTCCCGTTATAATGAAGGGCCCGGGCAATCAGCTCCTTCCCGGTCCCTGTTTCGCCGGTAACAAGCACGGTGGCCTTCGTATCCTTCACTTTATTTATCATTTTATAGACTTCAATCATCGGCTCGCTGTTGCCGATGATATTGTCAAAAGAATATTTTTCTTTCAGCTGTTCGCGCAGGAGGGCGTTGTCAATGACTATCCCTCTTTTTTCCATGACCCGGTTGATAATGATGCGTATTTCATCAAGGCTGAACGGTTTTACGATATAATCCTCTGCGCCGTTTTTCATGGCCTCAACGGCGGTATCAACGGACGCGTAGGCGGTAATGATGATGACGCTCGTATCCGGTGCCGCAGAGCGTAAGGACTGCAATACCTGCATGCCGCTAATTCCCGGTAACTTCAAGTCCGATATTACCAGCGCAAAGACATGTTCGCTCGCCTTCTCCAGGGCCTTTTCGCCGC
It encodes the following:
- a CDS encoding sigma-54-dependent Fis family transcriptional regulator, with translation MNKSILIVEDDARLRDALCQITAKEGYRPAAVESGEKALEKASEHVFALVISDLKLPGISGMQVLQSLRSAAPDTSVIIITAYASVDTAVEAMKNGAEDYIVKPFSLDEIRIIINRVMEKRGIVIDNALLREQLKEKYSFDNIIGNSEPMIEVYKMINKVKDTKATVLVTGETGTGKELIARALHYNGTRRERPFIPVNCCALTDSLLESQLFGFAKGAFTGALKDTPGL